The sequence below is a genomic window from Paramisgurnus dabryanus chromosome 4, PD_genome_1.1, whole genome shotgun sequence.
GGCACAGGTGGTAAAGTAATGTGAGATGGAATATGAAGATCATTGATAACGGGATATGCGTGAACAGGAACCAGTAAGTTCTCCTCTCCCTAAACAGAGACAAAAACAGAACCCATTACAGCATTAATAGCATTCACTGTGCACGCACAAACAtcagacaaaaacattttctcACCTCGCAGTGAATTCTGATGTTGTCAAAAAAATAATGCCACTCGTCTGGATGGAAGCTCACTGTAACAGTGTATGCCAGACCCGGAACCAGTCGGCACTGTAGTTAAAAAAGcactttttaaatcttttatgagtaatttgaacttgaaaTTTACTTAGTTTTCATATATTTCCTTTGTTTGCTTTTTGAGATTCCCAACTATATTAAACCAGGAATTTTACAGACCGTAAGTGATATTTGTAAGACGATGGGTACCTTTTTTATGTACTTTATTTGAAAATTCTTAGTCAGAGGTGGAAGAATGTGGACACTGATAACTTCAGAAGAGATGTTGATAAGTTTCTGGTAAGGTAAAAACAGCATTTATCATTACATCAGTCAGTACTTCCTCCTATATTGATTTTcttctccttttaaatgatggtTTTAGTTACAACACATATTTCCCCATAACCACAGTGTAATGTTTTCTCATGGGTTTCAGACAATGGAGTCTATAAACGGTGTGCATGATAATGTatcatttgttttaaagcaaTGTGCCAAAACTCCAAACCCATTTAGACACTCCACAAAAGTTTCCTTAAATATTTTACACCAGCAAGAATAAGTTGAGTAATTGAAAAAACCAACCAAGATCTTCCTATAATCCTTTCCTAATTCAAAGCCACTGAAATGCAGTTCTGATGGTTCGGCTTGAACTACACTGTTACTCTTCAGTTTTGTGAACTCCcctaaaaaaagacaaacatttcattaataagTGGCATTATTAAAAGGCtttaataactttaaaaacaagcaaattCTGGAGGAAACTGGGCTTACTGGTTTCAAGCAGGTGATGGGGGACACTTTTTCTGGTGTCCTCTACCAGTTGGCTCAGAGGAAGCAGGGTTTTTTTCCTTAAACTGCTGGAGAAAGTCTCTGGGGCAGAAAGTACCACTTCCATCACAGCCAGACGTTATACACTTTTTTGCACAACAAACACCCCGAACCTATACGGTAGTTGACATGACATTTCATGTAGTTACAATGATATTATGTCCAACTTCCTCTTGCATGAACTTTTCTGAACTCTTTCTGTACATATTGTATAGGGCACATTTATTCTTGTAAGCCTTGTCCTCAAAAAAGTTATTGAACATTTCCAAGCATAACTGCTTGAAAAAGTGATTTCAGTAAATTTCAgcattttttcctattttcttaccattgtcacttgggtttggggttagaacgactttctgttacataaaaatgttatattgcgcactgtaaacacaatcaaagcttcaaaaacacagaaagaaaagGACCTtcaaaaataggaaaaacaattgagtatcaaatacgtgaaactgacggGGAAAAAAAAGTCCATGGTACGGAcacagaaaaatgcggagatctgtGACAATGACATGGATAAATGAGCCACTCAACCGGGGGAGCTCCGGCATGGTGACGtcaatgcataccctctatagAAGATTGGCAACTTCCAGCGACACGCGACAGTGACAGTTCACGACTGGACACAACaataaagttgagaaatgtttaactttatggaAATTATGAGCaactttcgggagcgactaccaattagaacgaagcagtggagttcacgtcatccgccTCTCATCAGTTACTGGAGAGGAccttactcatttgtttatgtaaacatgatttagaaacgcctcttttgagagagacgagcaacacacagcgacaaagtcTCTTATAATGTTAATGTACCCTTACGCAtctggtcggaactttacttccagtCCTGTTTGTTTAACTAGtgtctaaactgaactctggaacaaataccgtGAAGATAACAAATGTTTGGGTCTCCTAAAGATGGGGGAGAAGGCGATCGTGGagttaacattgtataaactactttttatctaattttgcttgttataagaaataaactactcttaaAGGAATCCATTGTTATTCATTCTTTGCAGATTTACAGGCAGTAatgtttgttccacgaaagccgtttgtttatgttgttactgctgaaaccgtctataccccccttatttttttacattacgcAAACGCTCTGATCCTAACCTACTTTATCATAACTATAGTACCCTTAAGCAATacgttttatcagtatgtgtgatcCCTGGGATtcgaaaaaactatttttttacgAGTGCAACATTGACAACATTTCATACCAACGACATACCTGCTGATAAGTAAGTTACAATGTAAGTTAATCaaggtttatttttcttcaaTCATCAGAGCTTTAAACAAATAACAGACATTAGTCAAATTAAAATACATGGGAAAGTTTCCAGGTTTCCAGAAAGACATGCAACTTCCGTTTTCACGTGCAGTAGCTTTGAGCGGAAGTCGCAGCTGAGGTAAACTCACATAATAAGATAGGCTACTACACCAATAAACAAACAACGTTTATAGAAATTTGTTTAACAATTTggatatttttattcatttgtttagtTTAAACCGAATCGAAATTGTTGACTTATTAAGCAGACACGCGCAAGAAAAACACAACAGTACCTGCTGATCCTCTGTTGCGGTCACGTCAACAATCCCGTCACCATGGCAATAAGACACGCTGTACCAAAGGCATGAACAAAGGCTGTATTTACAGCACAAAAGTCCAATAATCTTTGAGCAAATAAAcgtaaaaataatttatatgcTAGGGcttttttataatgtttttacaaaagGTAAAAAGTAAGAAAGGTACTTTTATAAAACTTCCTATCATTAATACAATAGCTACATACCTTTGTTTTCATTAAAAGCTGTCACTAAAACCTTATACCGGTTAAGTAATATGAAAtatgcaagtaaaataaaaaatagagaatttttataatacatttttaataaataaatataggcTACATATACTACAATGTGTATACAGTTTGTACCTGTACcctattttttgtgtttgtgcatATTTTGTATATCCTTCATTGAGTATATTGTGAGCATCGAGGAATTTTATTTTGCACTGTCTGGTGCATGCACTCAAGACTTTACTCACCACTGCAGTTGATATGATACCCTTAACACTTACATCAGTAAGATGTAAGTTAGTTCAAAACAGTATATTTTCCGTATAGTATCTGACCTAAAGGAAGATTGCGTGCAGCTCAGAACCAACAACTTGAAATATTGTGTAAGAATGAACAGACTCAACGTGAATCAGGGAAGTGAAGAGATCACACAATAGATTGTTCCTTTCCATTTTCCATTTACTCTTAAACACATTATTTAcaacaataaattaaaaaaataaactgtttTCTCAACACAGAAATTATTTACATTCTAACTTATTGCACCagatataatataaaaaatttcatAGCCTATAACAAACATATTCTGTAACAGAGAAATCTTAAATTGTCCAGCTGTCCCTTCACTGTAAAttaagatttgttggttcaactttaaaaaagtacGTTACCTGgttcattcaacttaaaaatattagttgactcaaAAAAGCTGGGTAAAAAttgttgtgtcaactaatatttttaagttaaattaactcaaCATTTAATGCAAgttggaatttttttacagtgttcagGAAACACTATTAGTATTTTTCTCATCAAAGTTGGTGTCGTTAAAATTGTAGTAGGTCTGAATGGCAATGGAGCTTCCAATCCCAGGTTGATTTAAATGAGTAAGCAGCTTGCTCTTCAAGCACAATGGGTAGATATGGTTTGGGTAAAAAGTAGGTGTTGGTTGTGTTTCCATCAGGTGTTTGTAGTCATCTTCCATTTGAATCGGGGTTAGACAGCATGTTTCCTCCGAAATCTTGTCTTTCACACTGAGTCCATCATGAAGATGTTCCTCAGTTATAGCACTTATTTTATCCAGCCTTTCTTTCTGATTTGTTGCATGTTGTATGGCCTCAAACTAAAAAAAGCCAGTGTTAAAAAGTTAATCAGCAGGTCAGACATATATTTTAACTATTTgtgtacacacatatataaaagCTGTCattggtaccctttaaaaagattaTAATATGTACCAgtacacatatgtatacatttgctaCCAATATTGGTAACCCTTTTAGaggggtacaaaggtgtacctgcACCACCCCAATGTTGTAGAGTTATAAAAGAGCAAGATACCTTGCTGAAACGATCTGGTAGTTTGGTTTTGGGATACAGAAAcgctttcattttatatatcatccaggAAGCCAGGATCACCAGAGGAAGCAGGATGGCTGcggcaatcacacaactggtccCCACTGACGCACAAACAGAAGGAAACATCACTAAAGGTTCTTTGTAAAAATCAATCTTGACATTAATCGTATACACGTGCTTACTTACTATATAAGATATAAGATACAAAAAATTGTAGTTACAAAAAAtagtcccaagctgtcactggggcaaaaaGGTCCTAcctaatatgtactatttaggtGCTGATActgtacatttggtaccaatatgtaccttttgaggtacttatatgcactctttagttgcaagcttttcatttttatttatttttttgacacATGGATGCATGTGGGTTCcatacattttaaaagacaaaCAGAGTTCACTTACCAGGAATATTGAGCACACAAACAGGTGTACTGAACGGGGTCACTATTCTGTAGTCCTTGGGAACCACTCGCGCCTGAACACAATATCTGCTCCATAAGCTTAACGCTTTTATGCTTCTCTTGACATCTTCCATACTGTCCTCTTCTGTCTTTTTAATCTTTTTCTCGATCACCTACGGGACGAAAGTTCATTATTTGCAAGCAAGCAAGTCAGAACTCATTCATTTTGTCAAGAGGCAGAGCATTGTGATCTACTATTATAGAATGAATGCACTAAGTTTCTTTGGGGAAAAGTGTGcaaaatgcaaatgtaaattaattaatttaccCAATTTCTTaactttaaaactttataaatggAACTATAAGCTTTATTGCAAATTAAAGGCGTATATCACTAAACCTTATTTAACACAGATACTTGAAATgtgtgaattaaaaaaaaaacttaccgAGTCTTCCAAGCCATCAATCCAATATTTGATGATGTAAGACACTGGGGAGTAAACACTTGTAAGTGTGCCCACTTTCAGCACTGGGTCTTGAACACGCACATCCAAAATATTATTTCTGATGGCAAGATGTACAGTAGGCGGTCCTATGATAGCTATGGGGataaaagtagtaattgttaAATACAGTAGAgctctgtttgtttaaagttatttttaataaaaagtaaacATATTTAgttgtttaaaaatgtatataaacttATTTGCTTTAAATTATTCAAGGTATTCTCTGATACAACATACTTTTCTGTGCTTAAAAAGGCACAAGCAATAATACCCAACAAAAAAGGGACAGCTTTACAAATAACATTTAGGAGCAGTTTCCCGGATTAATCCAGGATTAGGCCTTATTAGGAAATTTAAGTCGTTTTGACAAAtataccatttaaaaaaaatactggtgttcatcttgagacaaaacaatggcactgatatatgttaagatatatgtttttttttatcttatatttttataagataTATGTTAAGagaatgaaggcagctcaaa
It includes:
- the crfb15 gene encoding cytokine receptor family member B15 isoform X1, which produces MSVEIRALSVILCVILNIHPSYAGMSELAAPQNVKITSINMGAILEWTSPHSFMDNVTYTARYILRTAITYICMNSKELQCDAGDLPTTYGSYRFQVRAEHQGRFSQWTNASKFIPKDHTIIGPPTVHLAIRNNILDVRVQDPVLKVGTLTSVYSPVSYIIKYWIDGLEDSVIEKKIKKTEEDSMEDVKRSIKALSLWSRYCVQARVVPKDYRIVTPFSTPVCVLNIPVGTSCVIAAAILLPLVILASWMIYKMKAFLYPKTKLPDRFSKFEAIQHATNQKERLDKISAITEEHLHDGLSVKDKISEETCCLTPIQMEDDYKHLMETQPTPTFYPNHIYPLCLKSKLLTHLNQPGIGSSIAIQTYYNFNDTNFDEKNTNSVS
- the crfb15 gene encoding cytokine receptor family member B15 isoform X2, producing the protein MSELAAPQNVKITSINMGAILEWTSPHSFMDNVTYTARYILRTAITYICMNSKELQCDAGDLPTTYGSYRFQVRAEHQGRFSQWTNASKFIPKDHTIIGPPTVHLAIRNNILDVRVQDPVLKVGTLTSVYSPVSYIIKYWIDGLEDSVIEKKIKKTEEDSMEDVKRSIKALSLWSRYCVQARVVPKDYRIVTPFSTPVCVLNIPVGTSCVIAAAILLPLVILASWMIYKMKAFLYPKTKLPDRFSKFEAIQHATNQKERLDKISAITEEHLHDGLSVKDKISEETCCLTPIQMEDDYKHLMETQPTPTFYPNHIYPLCLKSKLLTHLNQPGIGSSIAIQTYYNFNDTNFDEKNTNSVS